AAGGCATCTGTGCATGCTATTGAATCACAAGATGCCTGAGCATGCTCTGCTATGTTCTACAGCATGGAACAAAGAAATCTTTATATTTTTCAGTCAAGAAAGATGTTTTGGAATATTGAAGATTCGTTGACAAAAGTTAAGTTACTCAGGCAACTTTGGAATTTCTTTTTTGTGAATAAACTCAGGCATCTTTGAAAAATTAAGGCAAGTTATACAGAATATGTCCATATCTGGGTGGTCTATGTTTTGGAACGCTTTATGCCATTTGATATTAACAAACTTACTTTTATTCTTATTGTGGTTTTTATTCCCTTAACcaccaatatattatataggagTTTGGGTAGTGACAAAGTTAagccttgtttggttacacaattcaaataagatgttttattaaaagttgaataaaatattgttataatataattttttaattttagttttattttgagatttgaaaaaattgaattgtttattatattttgtgtaagaatttgaaaaagttataatgatttatgagatgagatgagatgagatagtttagttttgtgtaaccaaaccagTCCCTAGGAACCGACAGCCAATGAATTCTACAAGCTCACCATTCATAAGGCCTATTTGGTACATACCTTGCGAATTCCTTTTATGGCAACCAAAAGCTTTTCACCAATTAGATCTTCGAAGACACTATCTTTCTGAAGAGCTTCTAACGATTCAGAAAGTGATTTTGGCAATCTATGAAGTTTATCAGCAAGGCTATGAGGATTTGTATCTGTTTCATAAACAAACGTCATCATGCACCTccataactaaaaaaaaaaatgttcaaccTGTCATGTGTCAGAGACCACAATCTTACCAATGGGCTCAGGAAGAGAAAGATGCCTCCGAAGACCATCAATGCCAGCAGCAACTATAGCAGCCAATCCCAAGTGTGGATTTGCACACCCATCAAATGATTTAATTTCAAAGTTGCTGACCAGACCATCTGAAATTCCAGGTGGGCATGCAGTTCTCAGTGGAGCTTCTCTGTTTTCTTTTCCCCAGCACTGGTATGCTCCACTCCATGTATTTGGTACTATTCGATCATAACTGCAGGCTAATGACAGTTAAAAAAGCAGAAAACAGCCCATATGAAGCAAAATTCTAACCATACTACCAACatataaagaacaaaattaCACCTGACAATACTACTTTCCTACTAAGTTTTACATCCCACGCAAACTTTTATTGTATAAATATCTACATTACAAATTTGTTTCACCATACACAAAAAGTTCACAAAACAGAAAATTCGGAACTTCAATCCTGGCAAAGACAGCCCCCAAAATGTTGAACTTTTGATGAGGCTTtaggaattttataaataagaaaaaaaggaaggaaaaaataaaacaattaaatgcACTTGAGCATTAGGCATGCAGCAACACATGTGGCCTTGCATGTGCACCCACCTCCCACATGAGCGCGCACATTCACACGTGCatagggagagagaaagagagactaTGAAAAGATAAAGAAGACGAATAAGAATATCTTTTGACCGGAACATTATTTGGATAATTGACCCACATTTCTCAATTTAAAGATGCTTTGAGGTAATCTATTCACTGTACTTACAAAgggtaataaaaaagaattgcgAAATTTGACAAGTATTATGGAAATTTGACAAGCTGTATCTGCTGTGGTGGAAGTACAACGGATTCAGAGTAAAAACTAACTTCATAAATGCTTCTCTTTTAGAACGGGATGAAAGTGCTCAGCTTGGTAGGTATATGCCAATAATAGATTGCAAATACAACGTCAGAGACAATAATAAGAACTAAATCAAATTGTACAATATcatgtgaaaaataaattaccTATTTGGAACAGGCGCTGTAAATGCCAAAATTGCAGGAAGATGATGTAAAACCCCTGCCATGAACTCCTCCCCAACAGTGGACATTCCAAATCGAGATGTTCCACCTGATGCCATAAAAACATTCTCTCCACTCTGATACAAACTGATATGCACATGGGATCCTGAACCAATGTCATCTAAAGCATACCTGGCCATTAAGTAGAGTCAACCATGTTATGCAGTGAAATTTACTACATTGCGAAACATTAAGAAGAAAATGCTACAAACATAAAAGGCATTAAAATATTCTTCACTTGTATTGAGCATTAGATGTCACAGCATAAAAAATTGTGTCCCACATTAAGTCTGTCGATTGGATGTGGAGTCACTAGTGGCTAGCCTTTCCCCCCCAAGTTTTGAAATCAGGAACCATTTAAAATTCTCTCTTATtgtatgaaagaaaataacTATTATTTGGCACCTACTTCGGCATGAAAGTTGCCAGTAGTCCATGTTTCCTTGCTATAGCCCTAATAACCTCACGGGTGAAAACCAAGTGGTCAGCAGCATAAATACAAGTGGTGTGCCCTAGAGCCATCTCAAATTGACCATTCCCAGACTCTGCATGGACCTATAAAATACGACAAGAGTTAACAAAGGCAAGGCAATTAATACTTGAATTACAAGAACCCTCAACAATGGAACATACAGGAACAGACAGCAAGGCATTGCAGTCACCTCTATTAAGAATTAAGCAGGGTTTTGCAAACAAACAGATATATGGCTTCATTaatgaatcaaacaaagtgaaAATGTGGAAAGTGACTGATGAATGTTCAATCAAAATCACCGAGATAGAAAATCAAAAACCTGGGAAGAAGTCCTGCAGACAGAGGGCATGCCAGCCTCTGCTGAACAATCCATTTTGGTCTCGTCCATAATGGCTAAGTTTGGAAATGGGGGAAGCAGACTCAAAAAATTTTATCAGTCATTAATCTTGGCTTTGAGTTCAGACAAGTTGGGAGGAcgtataaaaactataaaatatttgCTACATGAAGACTAATATAATAGAGTGGAAATCTTGACAGTATCGGCACAAATAGTGTTggattctttttaacaaaagatCGTCACAGTTCACTTCCCCATGCCAAAGAACAAATGAAATTAGACAGATAAAAGAACATAGGGTTTCTTCCAGTTCTGATGTCAACAGAAAAACAATGGGTACGCTTAGGTTTAGAGGTAGTAAAAGTAAACAAATGAtgaaagctaaaaaaaaaaaaaaaaggagatctCGAGCAAAGCCATTATCACAAATCATTTGTAAAATTCTGCTTGACAACACAGATGCATTTAACAAATATGGTTATGTTTCATTCCTCATGCAAAATATCTTCAGGGACTAAGGCTGCAATTTCGATAGATTGGGCCAGTTTGGAAGCCTAATGGCTATCTGCTGAATAGATTACTCAAGTATGACCTCTCTGCAGGTATAGAAAGAAGGTTAATCCGTAGTTTCCTTGCTGTTTTACAAGATTTACATCCTCTTTTTACTTCTATTTCAATGTCCATCTATCAAACACTTCACTGAGGCAGGCTTAATAGACTCAGGATTCAGTAGAAAATGACTTGCCAATTCCTAGACCGGCAATAGACAGAGAGTGAAAAGATCCGGCATGCAAATGCCACACACTGAATTTTGCAGAAATTTTGAGTTTCTTTGGAAAGTAGTGGCATCGCAGGGTTAAATCAGGAAGTAATATGCAAAATATCTTTCCTCTAAAGATGGAAACAGAGATTAACAAAATCAGTGCAATCAAGCATCTCCAACAGAAAACTGCTTTAAAATTAAGCAAATAAGCATAAATGAACGTTATGAGTTAACTTTTGTACCTGTTCCACTGGAATATTCAGGGTATCAAGAGCAGCAATAATTTCACGAAATAAGGGGGAAACAGCATCAAATGCTGATGTAGAGCAGTAAGCTGTTGAGTCTATTGGCACCCATTCTTCTTTCCCTTCCCTGCAAAAGTTTTAAATAACATTAATTGTTCTGACAAGATACACAAATAACGAAATGACCTAGCGATCATAGGTTGACATACCTTAGTACACCCTTCAAGAGAAAAAATTCATTCTCAAACCCTGCATTCATTTCCTGGACACAGCATTTGAAAATTAAACATCAAACCAGATTGCAATTAACATAGTAATTATCCTCCATACCaagttaaattcatcttttAGAAATTTTGAAACCCTTCGCAGGGCCTCTCTTGGGCAATATTCCCATGCTTCACCAGGTTTAAGATGCATGTCAGCCAAAACCATTTCCTCGTGTTCTTTCCTGTTGAAGAAGAGAGTGATTTGCTGAGTCAGATATGATGCAAATAAAACATAGTTTACTGATAAATAATTCTACGTTCCTCAGATGCTCTCTTAGCAGAAACACCAAATAAATTGAGTGCACAGTAGTAGGTCTATTTTTGCATAGCCCAATTACTGGGCATAAATAccagcaaaaaaataaataaataaagtgaaaCAAAGAAGGTCATTAACATGAACCTAATTAGTCATACTCTGGTTGaaatggggaaaagaaaaaataaaagaaaaaatattgaaccAGATGTTACATAGAGgtcaacagagagagagagagagagagagagagagagagagatgtttcCAGAACCTTTAATGAGAAGTTTGaaaataaagtttttaaaattattaaggATAAAATCCATCCACACTATTGGGTTTTGCACACTTCATTAAAGATCAAAATGAAGTCCAGATTATCATACATCCTAATTATTTTGGGGAGAAAAATGTAGGGGATTTGCAATCTCCATTTTCACCCCCCCAATATTTGAAGGAGATGAGGGATTTGGGAAATCTAATTTACATGCTGCTACCCATGAATTTCAAAATGGACACAGAGGAAAACATTATGCAAAATGGACCAGCAGCTTCTCGAAGATATTTAGTACCATGGTATCCTGCACTTGGTTGACAAATCAGGAATTAGTCTGATCTCACCAACTCCAGTTAGATTGGTCTCATCTGCTGGACCATCAGCAAAAGAAGTCATGCCCATCGATGCAAATGTCAAACCGATACCATTCTTTCTAACAATATTGTTGAAGCGCTTCCCTGGAACAACCTGAAACAATGACAACAaactggtaaaaaaaaaaaaaaatcaaactagaTAGACTTTATCAGCATTATCCAAATCCAAAATAGTTATATACAAGCCCCAAAAACAGATGGAAGTTTGTACTATACTACGATGATTTTCCTTAAATATCAACAATGTGACTCTGGATCTAAGTAACGGACGGTATCATGCTGGAGACATTGTGTTACACATCTGAACTTCTTGCACAAAAAACAATCTGAAACAAAATACATTGCAAAATCTATACAAAAAACCCTTACAGCTTAATTTTGGAAGGCTAATAGGTTAATCCTAGATCATTGTCTATGAAAAGTGAATGTATTTTCCTAGTTTTCCCTAATCTGATTACCATAATCGAATTATGCAATCACGACAAGGCAAAAGAAGAAAGCATAAGAGAGAAAACAAAtgcattataaaaataaatacacagtATGACACATCATGCTGCTAATTAATGTCATGACATGAGTTTACAAGCCACAAAGGTGTTGCTAGTTACTtccataaaaaaacaaacacatagCATGATGCATGCCGCTAGCATAATTAGGAAAACGggtttaatttatctttttctctGTCCCAAACAATATAAAGGAAGCCACCCTGCTTCATATTGTGGAAGACAGTACTCATCAACAAAACATGAATAATGTCACCCTTTAACATAACGAGTTTTGAGACCCTATGACAATTTCCATCTTTTCTGTCTGTAATGGACAAAAAACCTAAGTCATTCTTTCCTAGTTGACAGACCTATTTTGTGCTCCTGTATCAACTTCTAAATATATTCCTATGCTTGTCTCAGACATTGACAATCACGTCCCAAATcacatcaaaggaaaaaaagtacTCACACGACATCTTTGCTGCCCAGAACCATCAACCCATATAATGCGAACAAGTGAGTCATCATTATCTGATGCATTTGTCTTCGTCTCCACAGAGTAAGGAGTTAATTTATTCGTTAAACCATAAGATAAATTGATCTTGTAAAACTGAATTGCATTTTGTGCAAAGATGTCCTTAGCAGCTTCAACAGCTTCGGGAATTGAGAGATCACCATCAATGCATGCATCACATAGAACAGAAAAGACAACTTCACGTGCTTTCTTTGCACCTGTAAGAATGAAAATTGGTTGTTTGAAGTAAGCGCCGTTAGCATCTGATATGATTTGAtgttaaaaaatttcattttgatcatGGATAAATTGGTATCAAACATATTCGCTTTAACGAACCTAAGTAAAAAGTTTCAGGAAACGCATAGCCGTCAGAACTGAACATCACCTGCAAAATCATTTATGATTAGCACCAACTGTTATTAGtacaaaccaaaaacaaaaaggtgTATATACATAAGGAAAACCACTGTCGTCTTCCTAAGCATTAGGATGCTTGTTCTGtaaacatgcatgcatttcGCAACCAAGTAGTCAGTGAGCGAGTCTATTGATTAGAAAGGAAGGGGAgaaggaggggaggggagggaatagTGGAAAGTTAGGAAGTGTAAAGAAGCTCCTCTCACAAAGTAGATGTGGAGACTAATTTAGCAAGAAAATGTCAAAATATCCTTTGTCTTTTCTATACTAAACTTCTGAATAAGTCTTATTTAGACTTTCCCATGGTATCACCTTCTTTAGTGGAGCTAGCTCCAAAAGCTCTTTGGTGGAAGATATCATTCCGTGGACACTGAGCTTGGGAACTGCCAACCCAAAGTCAAGGAACACCTGAAAGTGATGGAATTGCATTGATTGTAAGAGTAACTTCCAAGTTTATTATCAAAAGTACATGTCCAAAAGTTTGATTCACTGATACAAAATTTGACCTGGGGATAAACAGAGGCCAGATATGATGCTTCCTTTGAAAATGGGTAGGATGCATGCAAAAGTACTAAACGGCACTTAGAAAATCTCTTGTCCTCAAGAAGGGTCCGGAGATGAAGGGGATTTGACAGCCGCATATCCAAATCCTTGTCTCCAAAACTAGTTgtaggaaaaaagggaaaaaaaaaaattattagtaggAAAAATAACAGTGTAAGAATATACAGACTGCTCTAGTACTTTTTTCTGGTAGCTGAGAAAAGGACAAGCAACAACAGCATAGAATCTTAGAAGTTGCTTGGTTTTCCAGAAGTGGACCAGACTTGGTCCACCTCCCTGGCCTTTATGTTGTGGAAACCCAAACATAAGATAAAATTAAGTCCAGTGTGTTTCAGGtatgttttttatttgactTGAGAAAGCCCTTCCCTATCTCTAGAAATTTGAAAGCAAGCAACTCATCCCCAGCTGTAAGTAGGATTCCCAATAAACCCCTTTCAAAGATCCACCCAGATTCCAAGTTTTCATTTCTTGCTCCTCTCTTCTCAGCCATCACTAAGAGCATAATGTTAAGCAATTTATCATTTTGAAGACTTTTTGTTACCCTGTGTGTATCTGCATCGGCAAGTCAAAGCATAGAGCAACCTCCAAAGCACGTGTAAAGACATAATCAATAAAGCTCTTGTTCGTAATGCGGGTAGGCTTTCCAGCTGGAAAGATAAATCGGTTAGTATACCTTGCAGTGTACACTGCAAAAACTCATTCTACAACCCATACCTGTTAAAATTTCAGAAAGACCTTCTTCAGCATCTATTTTTGTGACATTTGTATTTATCTCTAAGCCACTGCGGTATGCAGCTATGCTTTTTAAGCCATATATCTGGTTAGCAACTGTGATAGAGTTGATAAGGAAATCAACTGAAACATGCTTCTCTTTTTAGTATTTGTAAGGACAACAGAATAGCGGAAAATTCATAGCAAGCTGAAAGGATATGACTTCAACTTTCCCAGATAAGTTTCGGTGAAAAGATCCAATGTCCAAGTTGATCCATCTGGCAACTCCTAGGGAACacgaaaaaaaagtaaaatacaaaTGAAAGATATAAATTACAACGTGAAAATTACATGGATCTCTTCCTTAAAAGAACAAAGAGATCACGAGAGCAGAGAGTAAGGgatgcttttgtttttgtttttttataagggATGCTAAGTCAATAATACCCAAATAATAATGAAACGAGAGAGCAATAGCTGATGAATGGAGTACAGATATATGTTCAACAAACTTTTTCTGATAGGTAAATATATGTGCAAGAAACTAAACTGAGTTCTCAAAAACTCACCCTGGAGATAAAAAGATACTGCATCGCTTACATCTAgactagaaaaaagaaaaagaaaaaaagcctATGCAGGTCATCGATATCTCATTGACATAGGCATGGAAGCATAATAAAAAATGTACAAGAAACAGAAAGAAGTACTCTGAAAGAAAGGTACAAGAAAATTACGGGGACACTATGAGTGAAATGAAAAAAGTagaaatataatcataaagCATATTTTGAAAGGTAAAAATTATAACTGCTTCTGTTTAGATTGACATTAAGCTTTCAAAAGAAGTTGCAGAAATAACCAATAGCCAATTCTCTAGTTCCAGCAATGATACTTACGGAACAAACATACACATGCAACAGAGAGTTGATAACTACAGATGCATCAAGtttcataaaaatgaaaactgaataATATTTTGGCCTCCCCATAAGCAAATAAATTGTTTTCATAGAACAAGCATATTCTCCCCCTTTTTTGGGGGGATGGAGTTGGACATCAGGATGAAAAGTACAACCAGCTGAAGAATAAGATAAAGCCTTACAACAAATAATATCTTCAGCATTGTTTAATCATTTGACTAAAACAAAGAGGATGATAAAAAGAACATCATATGCATGCATTACAAATGGTATGAAATGCTCAAAGTTTTTCTAGTACCATAAAATGCAAGTAAGAAAagtgaaaattataaatgtatATTACTTCATCAAGAATCTTCTCAGCCAGACGTTCAATTCTCAGTATTCTACCGACAACTTGAGCGAAACTTTTATGCCACTCTATGTCATGTTTTTTGTTAAACTCTATTCCATCATCTATGAGTATGGAAGAGATTTTTGCAGCTTTGAAGCATGTTGAGCTAATGGTCTGTAATCCAGAGAGTCTACGAAATTCTTCCACCCCATGCAAGGACAATTGACATCCATATAAGTCAGCAAGATGCCTTAAATTTCTCTGCCACACACAAAGCAATGCAGTCAGAAAGGAAGcccttgaattatttttttcaagtccTCAACTACCATGCAGCTACAAAGTCATAGCAGCATATATTACTAAATTTAAGTCAGATGAAAGATAATGCAGCATACTCTGCTTTGAAGCACAGGCATTAAAAGTGCTTTTGCACCCAAGAACGAGCCCAGGACATATCATGTGAAATCAACACGTTATTTTACCGCTAATGAgatgtttggaaataattttcattccatcccatctcatctcatctaatttatttctcaaatattactcaaacactttcaaactaatcattacaacttttctaaactttcaaacaaaaaataatttaactttttcaaatcccaaaacaaaaataatatgaaaagtttatattttaacaatattttaactttataaatattttttaatcatcattGTTTCTCTCCGttcccaaaacccaaaaatatttaactcaaaatatctcattattattcacaaaccatcttacCAAACCATCTtaccaatattaataaaattctcatcttatctcattctcCAACATCCCCCAAGGCCCTAAAGGCACTAATGCCGGTTTGTCCCAAGAACACCCAGGTCACCGCATGCATTCATTATTGATACTGAATTTGAATAGCAACTTCAATTTCAGACAAATTTATACGGTACAGACACATCGCATATATTTCCCATATACACAACATCTTGCAATCTTGTTTTCATGACTACAGAAATACGGAAGTACCCTAACACGCATAAGTGACGGGCAGTTCATAACTTCATAAACCCAAATTCTTTGTAAGCTTAGAGACTCCTTGTTTGtttaatcaaaactaaaaatctcatctcatctcatctcatgtcaattcatcattacaattttttcaaatctcaatataaaatataataaacaatctaactttttcaaatcttaatataaaattaatatttaaaaattatattataacaatattttattaatcacTATTCAAAACATCTGTAAGCTTTTTATCAGCTTTTTATCTAAGCTTAAA
This sequence is a window from Carya illinoinensis cultivar Pawnee chromosome 9, C.illinoinensisPawnee_v1, whole genome shotgun sequence. Protein-coding genes within it:
- the LOC122277711 gene encoding protein fluG isoform X2, producing the protein MDFTELREAIEEVEAVDAHAHNIVALDSTFPFIHCFSEADGDALSYAPHSLSFKRNLRHLADLYGCQLSLHGVEEFRRLSGLQTISSTCFKAAKISSILIDDGIEFNKKHDIEWHKSFAQVVGRILRIERLAEKILDEELPDGSTWTLDLFTETYLGKLKSVANQIYGLKSIAAYRSGLEINTNVTKIDAEEGLSEILTAGKPTRITNKSFIDYVFTRALEVALCFDLPMQIHTGFGDKDLDMRLSNPLHLRTLLEDKRFSKCRLVLLHASYPFSKEASYLASVYPQVFLDFGLAVPKLSVHGMISSTKELLELAPLKKVMFSSDGYAFPETFYLGAKKAREVVFSVLCDACIDGDLSIPEAVEAAKDIFAQNAIQFYKINLSYGLTNKLTPYSVETKTNASDNDDSLVRIIWVDGSGQQRCRVVPGKRFNNIVRKNGIGLTFASMGMTSFADGPADETNLTGVGEIRLIPDLSTKCRIPWKEHEEMVLADMHLKPGEAWEYCPREALRRVSKFLKDEFNLGVLREGKEEWVPIDSTAYCSTSAFDAVSPLFREIIAALDTLNIPVEQVHAESGNGQFEMALGHTTCIYAADHLVFTREVIRAIARKHGLLATFMPKYALDDIGSGSHVHISLYQSGENVFMASGGTSRFGMSTVGEEFMAGVLHHLPAILAFTAPVPNSYDRIVPNTWSGAYQCWGKENREAPLRTACPPGISDGLVSNFEIKSFDGCANPHLGLAAIVAAGIDGLRRHLSLPEPIDTNPHSLADKLHRLPKSLSESLEALQKDSVFEDLIGEKLLVAIKGIRKAEIDYYSQHKDAYKQLLHRY
- the LOC122277711 gene encoding protein fluG isoform X1, with protein sequence MDFTELREAIEEVEAVDAHAHNIVALDSTFPFIHCFSEADGDALSYAPHSLSFKRNLRHLADLYGCQLSLHGVEEFRRLSGLQTISSTCFKAAKISSILIDDGIEFNKKHDIEWHKSFAQVVGRILRIERLAEKILDEELPDGSTWTLDLFTETYLGKLKSVANQIYGLKSIAAYRSGLEINTNVTKIDAEEGLSEILTAGKPTRITNKSFIDYVFTRALEVALCFDLPMQIHTGFGDKDLDMRLSNPLHLRTLLEDKRFSKCRLVLLHASYPFSKEASYLASVYPQVFLDFGLAVPKLSVHGMISSTKELLELAPLKKVMFSSDGYAFPETFYLGAKKAREVVFSVLCDACIDGDLSIPEAVEAAKDIFAQNAIQFYKINLSYGLTNKLTPYSVETKTNASDNDDSLVRIIWVDGSGQQRCRVVPGKRFNNIVRKNGIGLTFASMGMTSFADGPADETNLTGVGEIRLIPDLSTKCRIPWKEHEEMVLADMHLKPGEAWEYCPREALRRVSKFLKDEFNLEMNAGFENEFFLLKGVLREGKEEWVPIDSTAYCSTSAFDAVSPLFREIIAALDTLNIPVEQVHAESGNGQFEMALGHTTCIYAADHLVFTREVIRAIARKHGLLATFMPKYALDDIGSGSHVHISLYQSGENVFMASGGTSRFGMSTVGEEFMAGVLHHLPAILAFTAPVPNSYDRIVPNTWSGAYQCWGKENREAPLRTACPPGISDGLVSNFEIKSFDGCANPHLGLAAIVAAGIDGLRRHLSLPEPIDTNPHSLADKLHRLPKSLSESLEALQKDSVFEDLIGEKLLVAIKGIRKAEIDYYSQHKDAYKQLLHRY